A window of Malania oleifera isolate guangnan ecotype guangnan chromosome 5, ASM2987363v1, whole genome shotgun sequence contains these coding sequences:
- the LOC131155055 gene encoding uncharacterized protein LOC131155055, which yields MKVHPVPKKRNIALRYDVGSGLSDANRLVCRQKKLRRLPHIFARVLELPFHADADVSVQETSDSFRFVAATDAVGEDVRADMVEIYPGVTKIVIRGANLLDLSLDELELDTWRFRLPASTRPELANAVYREGELVVTVPKGELLTDSDGDDGDDQEEVWAEGTGHLVLVQ from the coding sequence ATGAAGGTTCATCCTGTGCCGAAGAAGCGGAACATCGCGCTCCGATATGACGTCGGTTCAGGCCTCTCCGACGCAAACAGACTCGTTTGCCGCCAGAAGAAACTCCGGCGACTCCCCCACATCTTCGCTAGGGTTCTCGAACTTCCCTTCCACGCGGACGCGGACGTTTCTGTCCAAGAAACCTCCGATTCGTTCCGCTTCGTCGCCGCCACCGACGCTGTGGGCGAAGATGTCCGTGCGGACATGGTTGAGATCTACCCCGGCGTTACGAAGATCGTGATCAGGGGAGCGAACTTGCTGGACTTGTCATTGGATGAGCTCGAGCTCGATACGTGGAGGTTCCGTCTTCCGGCGTCGACGAGGCCCGAGCTCGCGAACGCCGTGTATAGGGAGGGAGAGCTTGTTGTGACGGTTCCTAAAGGTGAACTCTTGACTGATTCCGATGGTGATGATGGTGATGATCAAGAAGAGGTTTGGGCTGAAGGAACAGGGCATCTTGTTCTTGTACAGTAA